A window from Victivallis lenta encodes these proteins:
- a CDS encoding MBL fold metallo-hydrolase, with amino-acid sequence MKLTFLGTAAAEGMPALWCECPTCAEAKKLGGKEIRRRCSYLLDGDTLIDFGPDAFWQSIEFNIDLTAIDRIVFTHAHSDHLTPADLHWRRSPGYSQLKKQLTVIGSRWIFGTIIEHTARVEAVTRLEELNIRPVEARPGEKMTDGTLELLPLRANHAPGLDALIYVFRRGGKSILIANDTGWLCDESWKLLEGMKLDAAVIESTGGTRFADWREGHMGADTSIAFRRRLVDMGCLAPEAPAVVNHFSHNCGALHGDLVDYFTPHGIAVAYDGLTLEV; translated from the coding sequence ATGAAACTGACTTTTCTGGGGACAGCGGCGGCGGAGGGCATGCCGGCGCTGTGGTGTGAGTGTCCGACCTGTGCGGAAGCGAAAAAACTCGGGGGGAAAGAGATTCGCCGCCGGTGCAGTTACCTGCTCGACGGCGATACGCTCATCGATTTCGGCCCGGACGCCTTCTGGCAGAGCATCGAATTCAATATCGACCTCACCGCGATCGACCGGATCGTTTTCACGCACGCGCACAGCGACCACCTGACTCCGGCGGACCTGCACTGGCGGCGCTCCCCGGGGTATTCGCAGTTGAAGAAGCAGTTGACCGTGATCGGCAGCCGCTGGATTTTCGGCACGATCATCGAGCATACGGCGCGGGTCGAGGCTGTGACCCGGCTCGAGGAGCTGAACATCCGTCCGGTTGAAGCGCGGCCGGGGGAGAAGATGACCGACGGTACGCTTGAGCTGCTGCCGCTGCGCGCGAATCATGCGCCGGGACTCGATGCGCTGATCTACGTGTTCCGCCGCGGCGGGAAGAGCATCCTCATCGCCAACGACACCGGCTGGCTCTGCGACGAGTCATGGAAGCTGCTCGAAGGGATGAAACTCGACGCCGCCGTGATCGAATCGACCGGCGGCACCAGATTCGCCGACTGGCGCGAGGGTCACATGGGGGCCGACACGAGCATTGCGTTCCGGCGGCGTCTCGTCGACATGGGCTGCCTGGCGCCGGAGGCCCCGGCGGTCGTGAACCACTTTTCGCACAACTGCGGCGCGCTCCACGGCGACCTGGTCGACTATTTCACTCCGCACGGGATTGCGGTTGCGTATGACGGACTGACGCTGGAGGTCTGA
- a CDS encoding ABC transporter substrate-binding protein: MKPLFWIVLTICVSATAAERVASLSPNLTETVVRLGAEDQLVGRSSACDYPESVRKLPVVGRFGVPALEPLLATRPTLVIAETLRNDADAERLRELGVRLEAFPAVTVDDYFRNLARLGALLGKEKEAREEAGRAKQLIAAWKADDAALTEKERPKVLVIIGVSPVVTAGKNSFLTPLIKLAGGRNVAGKVDKNYFSCSFEQIVLWQPEVILAPGLSPELLRELKKSPGWDLLPAVKNGRVVTGFDADLAYRLGPRTFDGIAQLREILRPPASVRHTQPQSRAE, translated from the coding sequence ATGAAACCATTATTCTGGATTGTCCTGACAATCTGCGTTTCCGCGACAGCCGCGGAACGGGTCGCTTCGCTGAGCCCGAACCTGACCGAGACGGTCGTGCGGCTGGGGGCGGAGGATCAGCTGGTCGGGCGTTCGAGCGCCTGCGACTACCCCGAATCGGTCCGGAAACTGCCGGTGGTCGGCCGGTTCGGCGTCCCGGCGCTCGAACCGCTGCTCGCGACGCGCCCGACGCTCGTGATCGCCGAAACGCTGCGGAACGATGCGGATGCGGAGCGCCTCCGTGAACTCGGCGTCCGCCTGGAGGCGTTTCCGGCCGTCACTGTCGACGACTATTTCCGCAATCTGGCCCGGCTCGGCGCGCTCCTCGGCAAAGAGAAGGAGGCACGGGAGGAAGCCGGGCGCGCAAAGCAGCTCATCGCGGCATGGAAAGCCGACGATGCGGCGCTGACGGAGAAGGAGCGCCCGAAGGTACTCGTCATCATCGGCGTCTCCCCGGTGGTCACCGCCGGAAAAAACAGCTTTCTGACCCCGCTGATCAAGCTTGCCGGCGGCCGCAACGTCGCGGGCAAGGTGGATAAAAACTATTTCAGCTGCTCGTTCGAGCAGATCGTGCTCTGGCAGCCGGAGGTTATCCTCGCGCCGGGGCTCTCGCCCGAACTGCTCCGGGAACTCAAAAAATCTCCCGGCTGGGATCTGCTGCCGGCGGTGAAGAACGGACGCGTCGTCACCGGTTTCGATGCGGACCTCGCCTACCGGCTCGGCCCGCGCACCTTCGACGGAATCGCGCAGCTGCGCGAAATCCTCAGACCTCCAGCGTCAGTCCGTCATACGCAACCGCAATCCCGTGCGGAGTGA